In the genome of Streptomyces sp. NBC_00259, the window GCGAGGCCGACGCCGAAGAGAATCGTCAGCATCGACAGGAACTTGCCGTCCGCGACGAGGCGGAACAGGGTCTCGGCGCCGTCGGAGACGGATCCGAAGCCCGTCACGCCGCCGGCGCCCTCGAGGATCCCCCACTCCGCACCGGGCGCGGTGAAGACCCATACGTTCGTCATCAGCGTGCCGAGGATGGCGGTCCCGCGCAGTACGTCGAGCAGGGCCAGCCGGCCGCCTAAGGAGCCCGACGTCTCGGCCGGGGCGGGCACAGTCTTGGTCATGTCCTCATCGTCCGTGCCGTCCCAGGGGGATTCGTCATGGCCGATGACGAACGCGCGCTACGCCGAAGGATGTAGAGGCGACGGCGCCGGCTACGACCTCGGGGCACCGCGTCCGCACTCTTCGCGGTGATCGGGCAGCGCGATGAGTTCCGGGCGCCGGAGGAGTCGGAGCATGTGAGCAGCGAGGAAAGGTATGTGACATGGCACAGCTCACTCTGACCCAGTTCATCACCCTGGACGGTGTCTACCAGGCACCCGGTGGCCCGAACGAGGACACCCGCGGCGGCTTCACGCACGGCGGCTGGAGCTACCCCTACGCGGACGACGACTTCAGCGCCTTCATGACCGGCGTCTTCGACCGCGTCGGGGGCTTCCTCCTCGGCCGCCGTACGTACGACATCTTCGCCGGCGCGTGGCCGAGGGTGACCGACGAGAACGACCCGATCGCCTTCCGCCTCAACTCCCTCCCCAAGTACGTGGTTTCCACGACCCTGGAGAAGGCCGAGTGGAACAACTCGACGATCGTCTCCGGCAACGTCGCCGAGGAGGTCGCCCGGCTCAAGCAGCGGACCGAGGGCGAGCTGCAGATCCACGGCAGCGGCGCCCTCGCCCGGTCCCTGATGGCCCACGACCTCATCGACGAGTTCCACCTGCTGGTCTACCCCGTCGTACTCGGCGCGGGCATGCGGCTGTTCGCGGACGGCGCCCCGCCCACGCGCTTCGAGCTCGCCGCCTCCTCCACCACGAGCACAGGAGTGGCGATCCACACCTACCGGACAGCCGGCCGTCCCGAGTACGGCGCGTTCGAGCTCGCCGAGTGAGGGCGGCCCCGGCCTCGGCCCCGGGGTCGGGAGCAGGCCGGGCCGGGAGCAGGCACCGGGCCCGGGGCACGGAGCAGGCCGGGTCCTGAGAAGCGCCGCGCCGGGAGGACCGCCGGGTCAGGAGGTGACGCGGGCCAGCGCCTCGCGCGCCGCGGTGTGCGCGGCCTCGCGGTCGTGCGGGACCAGGCCGATGCGGGTACGCCGGTCGAGGACGTCGGACTCGTCGAGCGCCCCCTCATGGCGTACGGCCCACAGGAGTTCGGCTCCGGTGACCGGGTGGCCGGGCACGACGGGCCGGGCGAGTGCCGGGTCCGCGAGGCCGAGGGCGTGGACGGCCGGGGCCTCGGCCCCGTAGCGGCGGACCAGGCGCCGCGGCGCGTCGAGTGCGGCCAGCGCGCTCGGCGCGGCAGCGCCCACCAGCGGCAGGGAGGCCGTCCGGCACCGCCCGGCGGCCAGGCCGCGCGCGGTGACGGCGGCGTCGACCGCGTCCTGGGCCATCCGACGGTAGGTGGTGAGCTTTCCGCCGACGACCGTGACGACACCGTCGGGTGACGTCAGCACCGCGTGCTTGCGGGAGATGTCGGCGGTACGGCCCGGCTCCCCCGAAGCGGAGGTGTCCAGCAGCGGCCGCAGCCCGGCGAAGGCACCCACCACGTCGTCGCGGCCGACGGACACGTCGAGCGCGGAGCCGAGGACGTCGAGCAGGAAGCCGATGTCCGTCTCGGGCACCTCCGGTACGTCGGGGACACCGCCCTCGACCGGCTCGTCGGTCAGGCCCACGTACACCCGGCCGTCGCCCTGCGGCAGGACCAGGACGAACCGGTTGGACTCGCCGGGGATCGGGATGTGCATACCGGCCGAGAGACCGCCGAGGGCCTCCGAACGCAGGACGAGGTGCGTGCCGCGGGACGGCCGCAGCCGGATGTCGCCGACGAGTCCGCCCGCCCAGACGCCGGTGGCGTTGACGACCGCACGCGCCCGGATCCGGAGTTCCTCGCCGGTCAGTTCGTCGCGGACCGTGGCTCCCGAGCCGTCGACGGTGAGGGCGCGGACCCGGGTGAGGACGCGGGCGCCGTGCGCGGCGGCGGTGCGGGCGACGGCGGTCACCAGCCGGGCGTCGTCGGCGAGCTGGCCGTCCCAGGACAGCAGTCCGCCGCGCAGCCCGGTCGGCCGCAGCGAGGGTGCCATGTGACGCGTCTCGACCGCGGACAGGGTGCGCGGGGCGGGCAGCGTGGCCCGGGACGTACGCGCGGAGGCCCGCAGCAGGTCGCCGGCCCGGAAGCCCGCCCAGGCCAGCGCGGCCTGGGCGCGGGACACCAGCGGGGTGAGGGGCAGCACGAAGGGCTGGGCGCGCACCAGGTGCGGGGCGGTGCGCTCCATGAGGATGCCCCGTTCGACGGCGCTCTCGTGGGCGACGTCCAGCTGCGCGCTGGCGAGGTAGCGCAGTCCGCCGTGGATGAGCTTGGAGCTCCAGCGGGAGGTGCCGAACGCGACGTCGTGCGCGTCGATCGCGGCGACGGACAGCCCGCGCGAGGCGGCGTCGAGGGCGGCTCCGGCGCCGGTCGCGCCGAGGCCGACGACGAGGACGTCGACCTCCGTGCCGTCGGCGAGTCCGGCCAGCTCCCGCGCCCGGCGCGCCGCGTTCAGCGAGGAACGGGAAGAGGGCCAGGAGGTCGAGGAGAGCGGGAGGGCCGGGGAAGACGACGAGGGTGCGGAAGGCGAGGCGGGCGAGGAGGCGGCGCTCGGGATGCTCATGGCGTGAGGGTCCTCTCCAGGAGGGTCCGCAGCTCTTCGAGGAAGGCCGCGTCGGTGAGCTCGGGGTCGGCCGGGTCGGTCATCGTGCGCAGTGACATCGCGAAGGACTGCACGACCAGCAGCAGTGCGCGCGCCTGCAGGTCGGGGTGCAGCTGCCGGACGGATCCGTCGGCATGACCCTCCGCGAGGGCGCCGGTGATCAGCCCGAGGAGGGCGTCCTGGCTGGCGCCGCGGCGGTCGAGCACATACGGCAGGAGCAGCTCGGGGTCGACATCGATGATCTTGTGGAAGAGCGGATGGGCGCGGAAGGCCGTGACTCCGGCAACCAGGCCCTCGACCAGCCGGGCCCGGGTGGGCGTTCCGGCTTCGGTGGCGGGCATGGCGCCGACGGCGAGCGCGATCCACTCCCGGGTCATCAGGTCGCCGACCAGGGTCCGTACGTCCGGCCAGCGTCGGTACAACGTCATGCGTGACACACCGGCGCGCCGGGCCACGTCAGTGAGGGTGGTCCGGCGTACGCCGACGGCCAGGACGCAGTCACGTGCCGCGTCGAGCACGGCATCTCCGTCCGCATGGTTGTGACGAATGGGCGTCATCTGTCACAGTGTAATGGCAGTGCAGGCCGCGCGGCACCACGCCCCGCGAAACCGACGGTGAAGGACAGACGAAGTGGACATGTTGTGGAGCGGCTGGGGCGACCCGGCCAAGGCGGCCCCGCTGCCCGACTCGGTGATCGGCCTGCTGCGCGATCTGCTCGGCGTCACCCCCCTCGAGAGCGGCCCCGCCGGGCTCGGCGACATCGCCGTGCCCGAGACCGCACTGACCGACGCGGCCCGCCAGGCCCTCACCGGCTGCGTCGGCGACCGCGTCCACGTGCGCACCGACGCGGAGACCCGGATCCGGCACACCCGCGGCAAGTCCACCCCGGACCTGCTACGGATCCGCGCCGGCGAAGTCGACGACATCCCCGCCGCCGTCGTCCTCCCCGGCAGCCACGACGAGGTCCTGGCCGTCCTGCGGGTCTGCGTCGAGCACGGCCTGGCCGCCGTGCCGTTCGGCGGCGGCACCTCCGTCGTCGGAGGCCTGGCACCCGAGGGCAAGCGCGGCTTCGTCGCCCTCGACCTGCGCCGCCTCGACAGCATGCTCACCCTCGACGAGGTCTCCCGCACCGCCTCCTTCCAGCCCGGACTGCGCGCCCCCCACGCCGAGGCACTCCTCAACGAACAGGGCTTCACGCTCGGCCACTTCCCGCAGTCGTACGAGTGGGCCTCCATCGGCGGATTCGCCGCCGCCCGCTCCAGCGGCCAGGCCTCGGCCGGCTACGGCCGCTTCGACGAGATGGTGCTCGGCCTGACCGTCGCCACCCCCGAAGGCACTCTGGACCTCGGCCGCGCGCCCCGCTCCGCGGCCGGCCCCGACCTGCGCCAGCTGGTCCTCGGCTCCGAGGGCGCACTCGGTGTGATCACCTCGGTGACCGTACGGATCCGGCCCCTTCCGCAGACCCGGATCTACGAGGGCTGGCGCTTCCCCTCCTTCGAGGCGGGCGCCGCGGCACTGCGCAAGCTCGCCCAGGACGGCCCCCGGCCGACCGTGCTCCGGCTCTCCGACGAGACCGAGACCTTCGTCGGCCTCGCCCAGCCCGACCGGATCGGCAGCGCCGACGCCCCTCAGCCGGCCGGATGCATGGCCGTCGCCGGATACGAGGGCACCCCCGAGGACACCGCCGACCGGCGTGCCCGCGCCCGTGAGGTGCTGCTGGCCTGCGGCGGCGAGTTCGCGGGCGAGGAGCCGGGCGATCGCTGGGCCCACGGCCGCTACAACGCCCCGTACCTGCGCGACGCCCTCCTCGACGCCGGCGCCTTCGCCGAAACCCTGGAGACCGCCGCCTTCTGGTCCGCCCTCCCCGCGCTCTACGACGCCGTCCGCCAGGCGCTCACCACCACGCTGACCGACACGGGTACACCGCCACTGGTGATGTGTCACATATCCCATGTGTACGAGAACGGTGCCTCGCTCTACTTCACCGTCGTCTCCGCACAGGGCGAGGACCCCGTCGCCCACTGGGCCCCGGCGAAGCGGGCCGCCAACGACGCGATCCTGGCGGCCGGCGGCACGATCAGCCATCATCACGGCGTCGGAACCGACCACCGCGACTGGTTCACCCAGGAGATCGGCCCGGTCGGCGTCCGTGTCCTGCAGGCCGTCAAGGCCGAACTCGACCCCGCCGGGATCCTCAACCCCGGCGTGCTCATCCCCGTCCGCTGACCGGCCCCTGCCTTCCGGAGGCGCATTCATGCGACAGTTCACCGCCGTCGTCAACCCCACCGCGGGCGGCTCCAGCGGTACGGCGGCCCTGCTTCCGCTGGCCCGCCTCCTCCGGGAGGCCGGGGCGCAGCTCGACACCCAGTACAGCCGCAGCCTGGAACACGCCCAGGAACTGGCACGGCACGCCGGCGAGCAGGGCCACGTCGTGCTCGCCGTCGGCGGCGACGGGATAGCCGGCGGCGTCGGCGGGGCCCTCAGCGGCACCGACACCGTCCTCGGCCTCGTCCCCGCCGGGCGCGGCAACGACTTCGCCCGTGCGCTGGGGCTGCCCACCGACGCACCGGCCCTGGCCGAGCTGCTGCTGAACGGCTCGCCCCGGTCGGTCGACACCATCCAGGTCGAATCGGCCGTCCACGCGAACGTGTCCGTCCTCGGCAGCGTGTACGCCGGGGTCGACGCGGTGGCCAACCGGCACGCCAACACCTCGAAGCTGCTGCGCGGCGCGGCCTCGTACTACGCGGGCGGCCTGCGGGCCGTCGCGACCTGGCGGCCCGCGGCGTACACCATCACCGTGGACGGTGTACGCCACGAGCGGTGCGGCTACACCGTCGTCGCGGCCAACTCCGGCTACTACGGCTTCGGCCGCAACATCGCCCCCGGCGCGCGCCTCGACGACGGCCTGCTGGACGTCGTCATCATCCGCCACGCTCCCCGGCGCCTGTTCTTCGCGATGATGAACGAGCTGAAGACGGGCGCCCACATCGAGCGCCCCGAGGTGGAGATCCTCCGGGGCAAGGAGATCCGCGTCGAGGCCGACCGCGCCATCCCGTACGGGGCGGACGGCGAGGTCGACGCGACACTGCCGGTGACGGTCAGGGTGCAACCGGGAGCGCTGAACGTACTCGCCTGAGCGCCCGACCGCCCGACCGCGGACCGCCCGACACGTGTACTGGCCCCGGCCCCCATCGGGGCCAGCACACGGCCCCGCTCACTGCTCGCGCATGCCCCACGGGGAGCCGTACCGCTCCAGCAGATCCAGGAAGGGGCGCGCCTCGAAGGCCTCAGGCCCCAGGATGCCCGCCCCCGACCACGCCCCGGTCGCGAGAAGTTCCAGCGCGACGACCGGGTTCACGGCCGTCTGCCACACCACGGCCTGGCTGCCGTACTCCTTCATGGACCACTCGTTGTCCACGACGTGGTACAGGTACACCTCGCGCGGCCGGCCGTCCTTGCTGCCCTTGACCCAGGTGCCCGCGCAGGTCTTGCCGCGCATCCGGTCGCCGAGCGTGGCCGGGTCGGGCAGACAGGCCGCGACGACATCGCGCGGCGAGACCCGGACCTGCGTTCCGTCGGAGCTCTTCACCGTGACCGGCTCGGTCCGGTCCAGGCCCACCTGGTGCAGCACCCGCAGCGTGTTGACGAAGTCCGTGCCGAGCCCGTACTTGAACGTGACGCGGTCCGCGTCGACCCAGCGGGGGACCAGCAGCACCTCCTCGTGCTCGACGTTCACGCACTCGACGGGCCCGATCCCCTCGGGGAAGTCGAACACCTCGGGCTCGCTGAACGGCGGCGTGGTGAACCAGCCGCGGCCGGTCTCGAAGACCACCGGCGGATTGAGACACTCCTCGATCGTCGTCCAGATGCTGAACGAGGGCGCGAAGTCGTAGCCCTCCACCGTGAGGTCGGCGCCGTCGCGGATGCCGACCTCCTCGATGGTGTCGAAGAGTTCGTCGGCGGCGTGACGGGCGAAGACGTCGGAGAGGCCCGGCTCCACGCCCATGCCCACCAGGGCGAGCCGGCCCGACTGCGACCAGCGGTCGGCCAGTGCGAACTGCTCGTCGCCGAGCTTGACCCCGCACTCCTCGTACGGCCGCTCCGGGTGCGGCCGCGACAAGGACATCGCCATGTCGACGTAGTGCGCTCCGGCGGCGAGCGACGCGCGGAACAACGGCATGACGAAGCGGGGATCCGTCGCGTTGAGCAGGACGTCGCAGCGCTCCCGTTCCAGCAGCTCCGCGACCGACGCCTCGTCCGAGGCGTCGACACGGGCCGAGGCGAACCGGGCCGAGGCCGGATCGCCGGAGCCGGCCGCGCCGAGGGCGGCCACGGCGGCGCCGGCCCGTGCCTCGTCGTAGTCGGCGACGACCATCCGTTCGAAGAAATCACGGCGAGCGGCGATCCGGGTGATGGCTGTCCCCACTCCACCCGCGCCGACCAGCAAGATGCGCATGACCAGGTCCTTCCCTCTTCCCCGGGGACTGTCCCGGGGCCCCGATGAAACTCACCGCCGACTGGTAGCGTCAATGGCGTTGGCATAAGAGGAAGGGCTGGCCATTGCCGAAGAAGGTGGTTCCGGATTCGGAGCGGCGACGCCGCCGTCCGACCCGGACAGGCGTGGTCCTTTCGGAGCAGCTGATCGTCGAGACGGCGCTGCGGATGCTGCGCGAGCACGGCGGAGAGGGACTGACCGCGCGCCGGCTCGGGACGGCGCTCGGGGCCGACCCGAG includes:
- a CDS encoding dihydrofolate reductase family protein, which gives rise to MAQLTLTQFITLDGVYQAPGGPNEDTRGGFTHGGWSYPYADDDFSAFMTGVFDRVGGFLLGRRTYDIFAGAWPRVTDENDPIAFRLNSLPKYVVSTTLEKAEWNNSTIVSGNVAEEVARLKQRTEGELQIHGSGALARSLMAHDLIDEFHLLVYPVVLGAGMRLFADGAPPTRFELAASSTTSTGVAIHTYRTAGRPEYGAFELAE
- a CDS encoding glycerol-3-phosphate dehydrogenase/oxidase, producing the protein MSIPSAASSPASPSAPSSSSPALPLSSTSWPSSRSSLNAARRARELAGLADGTEVDVLVVGLGATGAGAALDAASRGLSVAAIDAHDVAFGTSRWSSKLIHGGLRYLASAQLDVAHESAVERGILMERTAPHLVRAQPFVLPLTPLVSRAQAALAWAGFRAGDLLRASARTSRATLPAPRTLSAVETRHMAPSLRPTGLRGGLLSWDGQLADDARLVTAVARTAAAHGARVLTRVRALTVDGSGATVRDELTGEELRIRARAVVNATGVWAGGLVGDIRLRPSRGTHLVLRSEALGGLSAGMHIPIPGESNRFVLVLPQGDGRVYVGLTDEPVEGGVPDVPEVPETDIGFLLDVLGSALDVSVGRDDVVGAFAGLRPLLDTSASGEPGRTADISRKHAVLTSPDGVVTVVGGKLTTYRRMAQDAVDAAVTARGLAAGRCRTASLPLVGAAAPSALAALDAPRRLVRRYGAEAPAVHALGLADPALARPVVPGHPVTGAELLWAVRHEGALDESDVLDRRTRIGLVPHDREAAHTAAREALARVTS
- a CDS encoding TetR/AcrR family transcriptional regulator — encoded protein: MTPIRHNHADGDAVLDAARDCVLAVGVRRTTLTDVARRAGVSRMTLYRRWPDVRTLVGDLMTREWIALAVGAMPATEAGTPTRARLVEGLVAGVTAFRAHPLFHKIIDVDPELLLPYVLDRRGASQDALLGLITGALAEGHADGSVRQLHPDLQARALLLVVQSFAMSLRTMTDPADPELTDAAFLEELRTLLERTLTP
- a CDS encoding FAD-binding oxidoreductase is translated as MDMLWSGWGDPAKAAPLPDSVIGLLRDLLGVTPLESGPAGLGDIAVPETALTDAARQALTGCVGDRVHVRTDAETRIRHTRGKSTPDLLRIRAGEVDDIPAAVVLPGSHDEVLAVLRVCVEHGLAAVPFGGGTSVVGGLAPEGKRGFVALDLRRLDSMLTLDEVSRTASFQPGLRAPHAEALLNEQGFTLGHFPQSYEWASIGGFAAARSSGQASAGYGRFDEMVLGLTVATPEGTLDLGRAPRSAAGPDLRQLVLGSEGALGVITSVTVRIRPLPQTRIYEGWRFPSFEAGAAALRKLAQDGPRPTVLRLSDETETFVGLAQPDRIGSADAPQPAGCMAVAGYEGTPEDTADRRARAREVLLACGGEFAGEEPGDRWAHGRYNAPYLRDALLDAGAFAETLETAAFWSALPALYDAVRQALTTTLTDTGTPPLVMCHISHVYENGASLYFTVVSAQGEDPVAHWAPAKRAANDAILAAGGTISHHHGVGTDHRDWFTQEIGPVGVRVLQAVKAELDPAGILNPGVLIPVR
- a CDS encoding YegS/Rv2252/BmrU family lipid kinase, with the protein product MRQFTAVVNPTAGGSSGTAALLPLARLLREAGAQLDTQYSRSLEHAQELARHAGEQGHVVLAVGGDGIAGGVGGALSGTDTVLGLVPAGRGNDFARALGLPTDAPALAELLLNGSPRSVDTIQVESAVHANVSVLGSVYAGVDAVANRHANTSKLLRGAASYYAGGLRAVATWRPAAYTITVDGVRHERCGYTVVAANSGYYGFGRNIAPGARLDDGLLDVVIIRHAPRRLFFAMMNELKTGAHIERPEVEILRGKEIRVEADRAIPYGADGEVDATLPVTVRVQPGALNVLA
- a CDS encoding saccharopine dehydrogenase C-terminal domain-containing protein translates to MRILLVGAGGVGTAITRIAARRDFFERMVVADYDEARAGAAVAALGAAGSGDPASARFASARVDASDEASVAELLERERCDVLLNATDPRFVMPLFRASLAAGAHYVDMAMSLSRPHPERPYEECGVKLGDEQFALADRWSQSGRLALVGMGVEPGLSDVFARHAADELFDTIEEVGIRDGADLTVEGYDFAPSFSIWTTIEECLNPPVVFETGRGWFTTPPFSEPEVFDFPEGIGPVECVNVEHEEVLLVPRWVDADRVTFKYGLGTDFVNTLRVLHQVGLDRTEPVTVKSSDGTQVRVSPRDVVAACLPDPATLGDRMRGKTCAGTWVKGSKDGRPREVYLYHVVDNEWSMKEYGSQAVVWQTAVNPVVALELLATGAWSGAGILGPEAFEARPFLDLLERYGSPWGMREQ